In a single window of the Methylococcus sp. Mc7 genome:
- a CDS encoding molecular chaperone DnaJ, with product MIQIVLLLLILLLVLPALAAFLRAMGPALAGRLRRVALWLVLLLFVGLAATGRLGWVVPLAGALLAALLRLLPGLIPLLPILQRLWRRKTIDAAGESVVETPFLRMRLDLTTGEIRGEVLAGRQAGRQLYDLSPADLRELHADLLRADAESARLLEAYLDRVMGAGWRAGAGAEDAAAGVSQSGKMSRAEALAILGLKEGVQREAIVEAHRRLMQKLHPDRGGSDYLAAKINQAKDVLLRENR from the coding sequence TTGATCCAGATCGTCCTCCTGCTCCTGATCCTGCTGCTCGTCCTGCCGGCTTTGGCAGCCTTTCTGCGCGCCATGGGTCCCGCCCTGGCCGGGAGACTTCGGCGGGTCGCGTTGTGGCTCGTTCTGTTGCTGTTCGTGGGGCTGGCGGCCACCGGCCGGCTCGGCTGGGTCGTGCCGCTCGCCGGCGCCTTGCTGGCGGCCTTGCTGCGGCTGCTGCCCGGCCTGATTCCCCTGCTGCCGATCCTGCAACGGCTATGGCGCCGGAAAACCATCGACGCCGCGGGAGAATCGGTGGTGGAAACGCCATTCCTGCGGATGCGCCTGGACCTGACCACGGGGGAAATCCGGGGCGAGGTGCTCGCCGGAAGGCAGGCCGGCCGCCAGCTCTACGATCTGAGTCCGGCGGATCTGCGGGAACTCCATGCCGACCTGCTGCGGGCCGATGCCGAATCCGCCCGTCTGCTGGAGGCCTACCTGGACCGCGTGATGGGGGCCGGCTGGCGGGCCGGCGCGGGGGCGGAGGATGCGGCTGCCGGCGTGTCGCAATCAGGCAAAATGAGCCGCGCCGAAGCGCTGGCGATACTGGGGCTGAAGGAAGGCGTGCAGCGCGAGGCCATCGTCGAAGCGCATCGGCGGCTGATGCAGAAGCTGCACCCCGACCGGGGCGGATCGGACTATCTCGCGGCCAAGATAAATCAGGCGAAGGACGTGCTGCTGCGCGAAAACCGCTGA
- a CDS encoding arylesterase has protein sequence MSGFILGFPPPADSAEATSVLVVGDSLSAGYGLADNGKGWVALLEEKLRARNIAVVNASIPGDTSAGGLARLPPALAAHSPRIVILELGANDGLRGLPPAALKANLGAMIDQARSAGAQVLVLGMKLPPNYGGRYAEAFERVYQELAEEKKVQVLPFFLDGVGGNDHLLQSDGLHPNAEAQPFLMENVLEKLDPILISIKQP, from the coding sequence ATGTCTGGTTTCATCTTGGGATTTCCCCCTCCTGCGGATTCCGCCGAGGCGACTTCGGTGCTCGTCGTAGGCGACAGCCTCAGTGCCGGCTACGGCCTGGCGGACAACGGCAAGGGGTGGGTGGCATTGTTGGAGGAAAAACTGCGGGCCCGGAACATCGCCGTGGTCAACGCCAGTATTCCCGGTGATACCAGCGCCGGCGGGCTGGCCCGCCTGCCACCGGCGCTGGCCGCGCACAGCCCCCGGATCGTGATCCTGGAACTCGGCGCCAACGACGGCCTGCGCGGACTGCCGCCGGCTGCACTGAAAGCCAACCTCGGCGCCATGATCGATCAGGCGCGGTCGGCCGGGGCGCAGGTCCTGGTCCTGGGCATGAAGCTTCCGCCGAATTATGGTGGCCGCTATGCGGAAGCCTTCGAACGGGTGTACCAGGAACTCGCCGAGGAGAAAAAAGTCCAGGTCCTGCCATTTTTTCTCGACGGGGTAGGGGGCAACGACCACCTGCTGCAATCCGACGGTCTGCACCCGAACGCCGAAGCGCAACCCTTCCTGATGGAAAACGTGCTCGAGAAACTCGACCCCATACTGATTTCAATCAAACAACCATGA
- a CDS encoding DUF29 domain-containing protein has protein sequence MKRRLRVLIAHLLKWKYQPDRRSPSWRVTMEIRRIDIADVLNDNQSLRQTVEQAVKHAYPNAVKLAATDTGFSKSEFPETCEWSEK, from the coding sequence ATCAAACGCCGACTACGCGTGCTCATTGCCCATCTGCTGAAGTGGAAATACCAGCCGGATCGACGGTCCCCGAGCTGGAGAGTGACGATGGAGATTCGACGCATCGACATTGCGGACGTTCTGAACGATAACCAGAGCCTTAGACAAACAGTCGAACAAGCCGTTAAGCACGCTTACCCGAATGCCGTAAAACTCGCTGCCACCGATACCGGTTTCAGCAAGAGTGAATTCCCGGAAACTTGCGAATGGTCAGAAAAATAA
- a CDS encoding ABC transporter permease — protein sequence MSAARNFRLAWRLARRDWRGGELGVLLVALVIAVAATAATQLFGDRLARTMVDHAAEFIAGDLTLASHRKIPPEWIEQSEILGLKHAASVEFPSVLMENDQILLGGIKAVSPAYPLRGELRTRAGEAADEKPARDIPQPGTVWVESRVLGTLGLTIGAPLTVGSAQFRIERLLTHEPDRRGDLYSLSPRVIMNLGDLPATRVIQPGSRVHYYDMFAGEDAAVGRFKTWLKPRLQRGDRLLDVHEDRPEVGTALNRADRYLGMTSVMVVLIAGVAIGMSARRYTERHSDTTALLKCMGAGKNDILAIYAFVLVSVGLPGTVLGSALGYLVQAGIARSVAGLLPHSLAQPGLEGLLTAPLMGLVVLAGFAIPPLPRLMRVPPLRVLRRDLGPTPPSVWLSLGFAILALGALLLRPARDPALVALILTGGAAALAGFRLCLGGILRLLPALLRRRPLIWRLGLHNLLRRRRLASFQIIGFGLAMAAMLISYIVQNELVSEWKRQLPDDAPNYFALNLQEAELDRFRHSLAAESIESGELYPIVRGRLVSVDGIDARKLAPKDSQAEAAIERDFSLTWSEVPPSGNRIVRGRWWSGVPQRVSVEEKLAAELGIRTGAQLTFDVAGARVEATVESIRSVRWDAMTPNFYMIFSPGSLQDQPRTYLTSFHVPPGRSAALNALVKAFPGITLLDVDALLKQFQSILQQVTLAVQVVLGFAVVAGFTVLFGAVHATAEERMREDALLRAIGAEAPLLKTSQWIEFASLGFLAGILAAACAELVGAVVFSRVMNLMPQAHPWLWLAAPCLGAMSVGLAGRWSVRRVVNTSPNDVLRDLS from the coding sequence ATGAGCGCCGCCCGCAATTTCCGCCTGGCCTGGCGGCTTGCCAGACGTGACTGGCGGGGCGGCGAACTTGGCGTCCTGCTCGTCGCCCTGGTGATCGCCGTGGCCGCCACCGCCGCCACCCAGTTGTTCGGCGATCGGCTGGCCCGCACCATGGTCGACCATGCGGCGGAGTTCATCGCCGGCGACCTGACGCTGGCGAGCCATCGCAAGATTCCGCCGGAGTGGATCGAGCAATCGGAGATCCTGGGCTTGAAGCACGCGGCCAGCGTGGAGTTCCCCAGCGTGCTCATGGAGAACGACCAGATTTTGCTGGGAGGGATCAAGGCGGTGAGCCCTGCCTACCCCTTGCGCGGCGAACTCCGCACCCGGGCTGGGGAAGCGGCGGACGAAAAGCCGGCGAGGGACATCCCGCAACCGGGCACGGTATGGGTCGAATCCCGGGTGCTGGGTACCCTTGGTCTCACGATCGGTGCTCCGCTCACGGTCGGCAGCGCGCAATTCCGCATCGAGCGGCTCCTCACGCATGAGCCGGACCGGCGCGGGGACCTTTACAGCCTCTCGCCGCGCGTGATCATGAACCTCGGGGATCTGCCGGCCACTCGGGTCATTCAGCCCGGCAGCCGGGTGCACTACTACGACATGTTCGCGGGGGAGGACGCCGCCGTGGGGCGGTTCAAGACCTGGCTCAAGCCCCGTTTGCAGCGTGGCGACCGGCTGCTGGACGTGCACGAGGACCGTCCCGAGGTCGGCACCGCATTGAACCGCGCCGACCGCTACCTCGGCATGACCAGCGTGATGGTCGTGTTGATCGCGGGAGTGGCGATCGGTATGAGCGCCCGGCGTTACACCGAGCGTCATTCCGATACGACCGCCCTGCTCAAATGCATGGGGGCGGGGAAGAACGACATCCTGGCGATCTATGCCTTCGTCCTGGTGAGTGTGGGCCTGCCCGGCACGGTGCTCGGCAGCGCCCTCGGCTATCTCGTCCAGGCCGGCATCGCCCGGTCGGTCGCGGGACTCCTGCCCCACAGCCTGGCCCAGCCGGGGCTGGAGGGGTTGCTGACCGCGCCGCTGATGGGACTGGTGGTCCTCGCTGGATTCGCCATCCCGCCGTTGCCGAGGCTGATGCGTGTGCCGCCGCTGCGAGTCCTGCGGCGCGACCTCGGGCCCACCCCGCCCAGCGTCTGGCTCAGCCTTGGGTTCGCCATCCTGGCCTTGGGCGCCCTCCTGTTGCGGCCCGCCCGCGACCCCGCGCTGGTAGCGCTCATCCTCACGGGCGGCGCGGCGGCGCTGGCGGGCTTCCGCCTGTGCCTCGGCGGTATTCTGCGCTTGCTGCCGGCGCTGCTGCGGCGGCGTCCTCTGATCTGGCGTCTCGGCCTGCACAATCTGTTGCGCCGGCGGCGGCTCGCCTCGTTTCAGATCATAGGGTTCGGGCTGGCCATGGCCGCCATGCTGATCAGCTACATCGTACAGAACGAACTCGTGTCCGAATGGAAGCGACAGCTGCCGGACGATGCACCCAACTATTTCGCGCTCAATCTGCAGGAGGCCGAACTGGACCGGTTCCGGCACTCCCTTGCGGCCGAATCGATCGAAAGCGGCGAGCTCTATCCCATCGTTCGGGGGCGTCTGGTAAGTGTGGACGGGATCGACGCACGGAAGCTCGCGCCGAAGGATTCCCAGGCCGAAGCTGCCATCGAGCGGGACTTCAGCCTGACCTGGAGCGAGGTCCCGCCTTCCGGCAACCGCATCGTCCGGGGCCGCTGGTGGTCGGGTGTTCCTCAACGGGTGTCGGTGGAGGAGAAGCTTGCCGCTGAACTGGGCATCCGCACCGGTGCCCAGCTTACGTTCGATGTCGCCGGCGCCCGTGTGGAAGCGACGGTCGAAAGCATACGCAGCGTTCGCTGGGACGCCATGACCCCGAATTTCTACATGATATTTTCGCCCGGCAGCCTGCAGGACCAGCCGCGCACCTATCTGACCAGCTTTCACGTTCCTCCGGGGCGGAGCGCCGCGCTCAATGCCCTGGTCAAGGCGTTTCCGGGCATCACCCTCCTGGATGTCGACGCCCTGCTGAAACAATTTCAATCGATCCTGCAGCAGGTGACGCTGGCGGTCCAGGTCGTTCTGGGGTTCGCGGTGGTTGCCGGTTTCACGGTTCTCTTCGGGGCGGTGCACGCCACGGCGGAGGAACGGATGCGGGAGGACGCCCTGTTGCGGGCCATCGGCGCGGAGGCGCCGCTTCTGAAAACGAGCCAGTGGATAGAGTTCGCGAGCCTGGGGTTTCTTGCCGGTATCCTTGCCGCCGCCTGCGCCGAACTGGTCGGTGCCGTGGTATTTTCCCGGGTGATGAATCTGATGCCGCAGGCACACCCCTGGCTATGGCTCGCCGCGCCCTGCCTGGGCGCGATGAGTGTGGGACTTGCGGGGCGATGGAGCGTCCGCAGGGTCGTCAATACGAGCCCCAACGACGTCCTGCGTGACCTGTCCTAA
- a CDS encoding GTPase domain-containing protein translates to MRKDGPVRNALQVNADDGPCGPALRQFLAKLEKCYVRKDDHLAKTGAARPADHRRNLYSLQLANLRQRWLASSATPPQITVIGPTQAGKSSVINWLLGENAAVASPLAGFTRHPQGFAYGCEGEAVSALLRYFEPLQPRRISELPAEDFRFFGFEPAHAGLPRLGCPVTVWDTPDFDSIDSERYRGGLLRAIALSDLLVCVLSKDKYADQSVWELLAMIEPLGIPSLICLNKTPAAAAETVVRSLTGKWRQARRDATPPIVALPYLGADALEPPGVDALVAAARTLLRQTGRPRQILGLQRFLRANWENWLAPVRVEQKAQEDWRALVGRAVVSANRIYRRDYLDHPHHYETFQRALAELLTLLEIPGVARVLTQMRRIMTWPVRQIGQLGRRWRPDAANLGSEQSVLQQTALHVMLTLRQEVAETAENATETRQWWLALGRELGQRQAVAVGRFSQAASAYAREFEPEVEKTAHALYDRLREHPAVLNGLRATRVTTDAAALAVGLHTGGIGLQDFVIAPAILSLTSLLTESALGHYVQRAAEDLKIRQAAAVSGLFDDHLAATLLRLPEDMPYDTGFFIPVDAIEAAERELAGTS, encoded by the coding sequence ATGAGGAAGGACGGCCCGGTCCGTAATGCCTTGCAGGTGAACGCCGACGACGGTCCTTGCGGTCCAGCGCTTCGGCAGTTCCTCGCCAAGCTGGAAAAATGCTACGTGCGCAAGGACGACCATCTGGCGAAAACCGGCGCGGCCCGGCCCGCGGATCATCGCCGGAACCTGTACTCGCTCCAACTGGCGAACCTGCGGCAGCGCTGGCTCGCGTCGAGCGCAACGCCGCCCCAGATCACCGTGATCGGCCCGACACAGGCCGGCAAGAGCTCCGTGATCAACTGGCTCCTGGGCGAGAATGCCGCCGTGGCGAGTCCGCTGGCGGGATTCACCCGGCATCCACAAGGATTCGCCTATGGCTGCGAGGGGGAGGCCGTTTCCGCGCTGCTCCGGTACTTCGAGCCCCTGCAGCCGAGGCGAATTTCCGAGCTGCCCGCCGAGGATTTCCGGTTTTTCGGTTTCGAGCCGGCGCATGCCGGCCTTCCCCGGCTGGGCTGTCCCGTCACCGTGTGGGACACGCCGGATTTCGATTCGATCGATTCGGAGCGGTACCGGGGCGGCCTGCTCCGGGCCATCGCCCTGTCGGATCTGCTGGTCTGTGTGCTCAGCAAGGACAAGTATGCAGACCAGTCGGTGTGGGAACTGCTGGCCATGATCGAGCCGCTCGGCATCCCCAGCCTCATCTGCCTGAACAAGACCCCCGCCGCGGCCGCTGAGACGGTGGTACGTTCGCTGACAGGGAAGTGGCGCCAGGCGCGGCGCGACGCCACGCCTCCCATCGTCGCCCTGCCCTATCTGGGCGCCGACGCTCTCGAACCTCCCGGTGTGGACGCGCTGGTCGCAGCAGCCCGGACCCTCCTCCGGCAAACGGGCCGGCCGCGCCAGATCCTGGGGCTGCAACGGTTTCTGCGGGCGAATTGGGAAAACTGGCTCGCGCCGGTCCGCGTGGAGCAGAAGGCTCAGGAGGACTGGCGCGCCCTGGTCGGCCGGGCGGTGGTTTCGGCGAACCGGATCTACCGCCGTGACTATCTCGACCACCCCCATCATTACGAGACCTTCCAACGCGCGCTGGCCGAACTGCTGACCCTGCTGGAAATCCCCGGCGTCGCGCGGGTGTTGACGCAGATGCGACGGATCATGACCTGGCCGGTCAGGCAGATCGGGCAGCTCGGACGGCGCTGGCGGCCCGATGCCGCAAATCTGGGCAGCGAGCAGTCGGTGCTGCAGCAGACCGCCTTGCACGTCATGCTCACGCTGCGCCAGGAGGTGGCCGAGACCGCCGAGAACGCGACGGAAACGCGGCAGTGGTGGCTGGCGCTGGGGCGCGAGCTCGGCCAGAGGCAAGCTGTTGCCGTCGGCCGTTTCTCGCAGGCCGCCTCGGCCTACGCGCGGGAGTTCGAGCCGGAAGTCGAAAAGACGGCGCATGCGCTGTACGACCGTCTGCGGGAACATCCGGCGGTGCTCAACGGCCTCAGGGCCACCCGTGTCACCACCGATGCGGCGGCACTGGCGGTCGGACTGCACACGGGAGGGATCGGATTGCAGGATTTCGTGATCGCTCCGGCCATCCTGTCGCTCACCTCGCTGCTGACCGAGAGCGCGCTGGGCCACTACGTCCAGCGGGCCGCCGAGGACCTGAAAATACGCCAGGCCGCCGCCGTGAGTGGTTTGTTCGACGATCACCTCGCGGCAACTCTCCTCCGGTTGCCCGAGGACATGCCTTACGACACCGGTTTCTTCATTCCCGTCGACGCCATCGAAGCGGCGGAGCGGGAACTCGCCGGTACATCCTGA
- a CDS encoding transglycosylase SLT domain-containing protein: MLLRRATRLIGTLTFPPLLAACAHSLPPAGHHSMSHRDAESPRRKPDDPSYLRLPSDLALLQDRLANRLWDGDLPIGEEPDTARTQGSKRRKAKATPGLRLTRTISSQPGKDGLWQHIRQKLVLGEIRHEAVDAEIESITHNPAHLDALARRGEPFLHYLASEIERKGLPMDVLVVPMVESAFDPQALSPRDAAGLWQIVRSTGEEHGLTVGENYDGRYDIHASTSAALSYLKHLGAVFKGDWLLALAAYNAGEGAVQRAVAASLKAGRGGSFWTLDLPAETRAYVPRILALSSIIANPEGYGLKLRKIQDKPYLARVEIDSKVRVAEVVAGSGLPEQEFFKMNPALKPGVQPPKRSYDVLLPVESAAVLASSLDGAKPATPRKSGGRRGATLSALSRQPGHG; encoded by the coding sequence GTGTTGCTGCGAAGAGCGACGCGACTGATCGGTACGCTGACTTTTCCGCCGCTCCTGGCGGCCTGCGCTCACTCCCTGCCGCCAGCCGGCCATCATTCGATGTCGCATCGCGATGCCGAATCGCCCCGCCGGAAGCCGGACGACCCGTCCTACCTTCGGCTTCCCTCGGACTTGGCGCTTCTCCAGGACCGGCTCGCCAACCGTCTTTGGGACGGCGATTTGCCTATAGGGGAAGAACCCGACACCGCAAGGACGCAGGGAAGCAAGAGACGAAAAGCAAAGGCGACGCCCGGCCTGCGCCTCACCAGGACGATTTCCAGCCAGCCGGGGAAAGATGGCCTGTGGCAGCATATCAGGCAAAAGTTGGTTCTGGGCGAGATTCGGCACGAAGCGGTGGACGCCGAAATCGAGTCCATCACGCATAACCCGGCCCATCTCGATGCGCTGGCAAGGCGGGGCGAGCCCTTTCTGCATTATCTGGCGAGCGAAATCGAGCGCAAAGGCTTGCCCATGGACGTACTTGTCGTCCCGATGGTCGAAAGCGCATTCGACCCCCAGGCGCTATCACCCCGCGATGCCGCCGGCCTGTGGCAGATCGTGCGGAGCACGGGTGAAGAACACGGGCTCACCGTGGGCGAAAACTATGATGGCCGTTACGACATACATGCCTCGACATCCGCCGCCCTGTCTTACCTGAAGCATCTCGGCGCCGTCTTCAAAGGCGACTGGCTGCTGGCCCTGGCGGCCTACAACGCCGGCGAGGGGGCGGTGCAGCGGGCGGTCGCGGCAAGCCTCAAAGCCGGCCGCGGCGGCAGTTTCTGGACGCTCGATCTGCCGGCCGAAACCCGGGCCTATGTGCCTCGGATACTGGCGTTGTCCAGCATTATCGCCAATCCGGAAGGCTACGGGCTGAAGCTTCGGAAAATCCAGGACAAGCCTTATCTGGCGAGGGTAGAGATCGATTCGAAGGTGCGTGTGGCCGAAGTCGTCGCCGGATCGGGACTCCCCGAGCAGGAGTTTTTCAAGATGAACCCTGCCCTCAAACCCGGCGTGCAACCGCCCAAACGCAGCTACGACGTTTTGCTGCCGGTCGAGAGCGCCGCGGTCCTGGCGTCGAGCCTCGATGGCGCGAAACCGGCAACGCCCCGGAAAAGCGGCGGCCGGCGCGGCGCCACGCTGTCGGCTCTCAGCCGGCAACCCGGGCACGGTTAG
- a CDS encoding ABC transporter ATP-binding protein encodes MDKNSNDAGPGSERALIMAKQVGKWVENAGERLDILTGVDLAIKPGESVGIVGTSGSGKSTLLGLLAGLDRPSAGEIELDGRRLSHLDEDALARLRAQRVGFVFQSFQLLPSFTALENVMLPMELAGRLDEAQDRARRMLSRVGLQHRLGHYPRQLSGGEQQRVALARAFVTVPAILFADEPTGNLDDRTSQTVIDMLFDLNHEHCTTLVLVTHDARLASRCDRLIRLEAGRILES; translated from the coding sequence ATGGACAAGAACAGCAACGATGCCGGACCGGGGAGCGAGCGCGCTTTGATCATGGCGAAACAGGTGGGCAAATGGGTCGAGAACGCCGGTGAAAGGCTCGATATCTTGACAGGTGTGGACCTGGCGATCAAACCGGGCGAGAGCGTCGGGATCGTCGGCACCTCCGGTTCCGGCAAGTCGACCCTGCTCGGCCTGCTCGCCGGGCTCGACCGACCGTCAGCAGGCGAGATCGAGCTCGACGGCCGCCGCCTTTCACACCTGGACGAAGACGCCTTGGCGCGGCTGAGGGCGCAGCGGGTCGGCTTCGTATTCCAGTCGTTCCAGCTCCTGCCGAGTTTCACCGCCCTGGAAAACGTCATGCTGCCGATGGAGCTCGCCGGCCGTCTCGACGAAGCCCAGGACCGGGCGCGCCGGATGCTGTCCCGGGTCGGGCTCCAGCATCGTCTGGGCCACTATCCCCGCCAGTTGTCCGGTGGGGAGCAGCAGCGAGTGGCGTTGGCCCGCGCCTTCGTCACGGTGCCGGCGATCCTTTTCGCCGACGAGCCGACCGGGAATCTCGACGACCGCACCAGCCAGACCGTCATCGACATGCTGTTCGATCTCAACCACGAGCATTGCACGACGCTGGTCCTGGTGACGCACGACGCCCGCCTCGCCTCGCGTTGCGACCGCCTGATCCGGCTGGAGGCCGGGCGGATCCTCGAGTCATGA
- a CDS encoding FAD-binding oxidoreductase, which yields MKISGLSNICGFSAIWLGTYKALTDIFSSMLEYILTYHRGIFVTLFLLPISVIYSAYVNLRNRAMFLWRSAPARHDEKVKGVIRQITLWREQGCKGKLCTGRSGWKSMSELVPRYKYSHRKIYLDLYDVLEIDAARGVVRVEPLVTMGQISSSLRAKGWMLPVVPELNDLTVGGLIMGFGIETSSHKYGLFQHICESFEIVTAEGKLVRCNRSENSELFHQIPWSHGTLGFLVAAELKVIPSKRYVRLNYQPVFSLDEMTRLFELESRNAENDFVEGIVYSRDKTVIMCGRLTDIAGRDGPINPINRWYKPWFFKHVESHFQTSLNGVEYIPLEDYFHRHTRGYFWMMEDIIPFGNHPLFRVLLGWALPPRIELLKYTETGTTRELRERHQMIQDMLMPIRYLRKSIEYFDEQTGLYPLWLSPMSIRRNGQDNGFVHPFRDGNGVEDELFVDIGAYGALKRKDVDARYVLTLLEQFVLRHKGYQALYAKTALSRTDFRQMFDHGGYDRLREQLPLCKLAFDEVYDKVSAAGRAAPVEIRQMRKNR from the coding sequence ATGAAGATTTCTGGTCTGAGTAACATCTGTGGTTTTTCAGCCATCTGGCTTGGCACTTATAAAGCACTTACCGATATTTTTTCCAGCATGCTCGAATATATACTAACCTACCACCGCGGTATTTTTGTGACGCTATTTCTTTTGCCGATATCAGTAATCTACAGTGCATATGTAAATCTGAGAAATCGGGCCATGTTTCTCTGGCGGAGCGCGCCGGCTCGGCATGATGAAAAAGTCAAGGGAGTGATCCGGCAGATCACTCTGTGGAGAGAACAAGGCTGCAAGGGAAAATTGTGTACAGGGCGCTCCGGATGGAAAAGCATGAGCGAACTCGTGCCAAGATATAAATATTCTCACAGAAAAATCTATCTTGATTTATATGACGTTCTGGAAATCGATGCGGCTCGAGGTGTCGTAAGGGTTGAGCCGTTGGTCACGATGGGGCAGATATCGTCCAGCTTGAGGGCTAAGGGATGGATGCTTCCCGTGGTTCCCGAACTGAACGATTTGACGGTGGGTGGTTTGATCATGGGGTTCGGCATCGAAACCAGCAGCCATAAATACGGCCTCTTTCAACATATATGCGAATCTTTCGAGATCGTAACCGCGGAAGGAAAGCTGGTTCGCTGCAACCGCTCCGAAAATTCGGAGCTGTTTCATCAGATTCCGTGGAGTCACGGCACGCTCGGCTTTCTCGTGGCCGCCGAACTAAAAGTAATACCGTCGAAACGTTATGTGCGATTGAATTACCAGCCCGTATTTTCTCTGGACGAAATGACAAGGCTATTCGAGCTCGAGTCGAGGAATGCCGAGAATGATTTCGTGGAAGGGATCGTCTACAGCAGAGACAAGACCGTCATCATGTGCGGGAGACTGACTGACATAGCGGGACGCGACGGCCCCATCAATCCCATCAACCGGTGGTATAAACCTTGGTTCTTCAAGCACGTGGAGAGCCATTTCCAAACGAGCCTGAACGGTGTTGAATATATTCCTTTGGAGGATTACTTTCACAGGCATACGCGGGGTTATTTCTGGATGATGGAAGATATCATTCCATTCGGTAATCATCCGTTGTTTCGGGTACTATTGGGTTGGGCGCTGCCGCCCAGGATTGAGCTGCTGAAATATACCGAAACTGGGACCACGAGGGAACTGAGGGAGCGCCATCAGATGATTCAGGACATGCTGATGCCCATTCGATACCTGAGAAAATCCATCGAATATTTCGACGAGCAGACGGGGCTCTACCCTCTCTGGCTGTCTCCTATGTCGATAAGGCGCAACGGCCAGGATAATGGATTTGTCCATCCGTTCCGCGACGGGAACGGTGTCGAGGACGAGCTGTTCGTGGATATCGGCGCATACGGTGCCCTGAAAAGGAAAGACGTAGATGCCCGGTACGTGCTGACCCTGCTCGAACAGTTCGTGCTGCGGCATAAGGGTTATCAGGCGCTATATGCAAAAACGGCTCTGAGCCGCACCGACTTCAGGCAGATGTTCGATCATGGCGGCTACGATCGTCTGCGTGAACAATTGCCGTTATGCAAGCTGGCATTCGACGAGGTATATGACAAAGTATCGGCAGCGGGTCGGGCAGCGCCGGTTGAAATCCGCCAAATGAGGAAGAACCGGTAG
- a CDS encoding HopJ type III effector protein — protein MTTEELIARVRQGDRIAFNDAIQAIDSAYHFTPTEFRNGLGNDAVINPAGTNSGSCKIFGFARLHGLSAAETLALFGDYYWQDVLGRPDGDDHRNIRAFMKYGWEGIDFPESPLAPR, from the coding sequence ATGACGACAGAAGAACTCATTGCCCGCGTACGGCAAGGCGACCGCATCGCCTTCAACGACGCCATCCAGGCGATCGACTCAGCTTATCATTTCACTCCCACGGAATTTCGCAACGGGCTGGGGAATGACGCCGTGATCAATCCGGCCGGCACCAACTCGGGTTCGTGCAAGATTTTCGGTTTCGCCCGACTGCATGGGCTGTCGGCCGCCGAAACCCTCGCACTGTTCGGCGACTACTACTGGCAGGACGTACTCGGGCGTCCCGACGGCGACGACCATCGCAACATCCGGGCTTTCATGAAATACGGCTGGGAGGGGATCGACTTTCCGGAAAGTCCTCTGGCACCGCGCTGA